One segment of Mycoplasma sp. E35C DNA contains the following:
- the recO gene encoding DNA repair protein RecO — MSAITKKGYLIDYFDYAEFDQIIKVLFEDNSLISLIALGTKKILSKNGRYITIGSLHNFEFFQSRSVERLSKLKKIHPIDTKDATISESLPILVMNEYISKKKGLLEANYFNFYDDVINFVNNKTYSNETIIIYILLNIIKIEGLGYDLTKCGYCNNKQVITLSFKDMVGVCEKCAYKYNEFLYNKSFMTNFFSLIYKTSYEFSALEHKQYISLIKGLAKSIYHNAGIYLEQIFSYIKS; from the coding sequence ATGAGTGCTATAACAAAAAAAGGTTATTTAATCGATTATTTTGATTATGCTGAATTTGATCAGATTATTAAGGTGTTATTTGAAGATAATTCCTTGATTAGTTTGATTGCGTTAGGCACGAAGAAAATCTTATCCAAAAATGGCAGATACATCACAATTGGTTCATTACATAACTTTGAATTTTTTCAATCACGAAGTGTTGAACGGTTATCAAAATTAAAAAAAATCCATCCAATTGATACCAAAGATGCAACCATTAGTGAATCTTTACCAATTCTTGTTATGAATGAATACATTAGCAAGAAAAAAGGTTTATTAGAAGCCAATTACTTTAATTTTTATGATGATGTAATTAATTTTGTTAACAATAAAACTTATAGTAATGAAACGATCATTATTTACATCTTATTAAATATTATTAAGATTGAAGGGTTAGGCTATGATTTAACTAAATGTGGGTATTGTAATAACAAACAAGTTATCACTTTATCATTCAAAGATATGGTGGGTGTTTGTGAAAAGTGTGCTTATAAATATAATGAATTTTTATACAACAAAAGTTTTATGACTAACTTTTTTTCATTAATTTATAAAACTTCATACGAATTTTCTGCTTTAGAGCATAAACAATACATATCTTTAATAAAGGGATTAGCAAAATCAATTTATCACAATGCTGGAATTTATTTAGAACAGATTTTTAGTTATATAAAAAGTTAA
- a CDS encoding glycine--tRNA ligase, with product MDLTQEQIVNYLKNYGFVYQSSEIYNGLANSWDYGPLGALLKNNLKQMLLKHFVFSQPDMKMLDTSIILNPEVWKASGHLDNFSDPLIDCKHCKTRYRADKLIEELDSNIKITENTELSTLQNIIKDKNVKCSKCENHDWTEIRRFNLMFKTFQGVVESSLNTLYLRPETAQGIFINFKNVVRTQRMKLPFGVAQIGKAFRNEITPGNFIFRTREFEQFEIEYFLSPDQVSDKFDFFVNKIEDFLFNKLQLSPDKIKKHDIDKEELAHYSSRTIDFEFKFPHGNSELWGLAHRGNFDLSAHSNHSNKPLDYTNDLDGSKLIPDVIEPSVGIERLLYALISNHYCVEELENNDKREVLRLPVELSPYQLAILPLVNKLKDKAYELYSDLLSISDTYHRFDFDSSGSIGKRYRRYDAIGTKYCLTYDFDSLEKGIVTIRERDSMQQFKLPIADLKKWIKNNFSLDE from the coding sequence ATGGACTTGACGCAAGAACAAATAGTTAATTATTTAAAAAACTATGGATTTGTTTATCAATCATCTGAAATTTATAATGGATTAGCAAATTCATGAGATTATGGACCACTTGGTGCTTTATTAAAAAATAATCTTAAGCAAATGTTGTTAAAACACTTTGTGTTTTCACAACCTGATATGAAAATGTTAGACACTTCGATTATCTTAAATCCAGAAGTGTGAAAAGCATCAGGGCATTTGGATAATTTTTCAGATCCTTTAATTGATTGTAAGCATTGTAAAACACGTTATCGTGCTGACAAATTAATTGAAGAATTAGATAGTAACATTAAGATTACTGAAAATACCGAACTAAGCACATTACAAAACATTATTAAAGATAAGAATGTTAAATGTTCTAAGTGTGAAAATCATGATTGAACTGAAATTCGTCGATTTAATTTAATGTTTAAAACCTTCCAAGGGGTAGTTGAAAGTTCATTAAATACTCTGTATTTAAGACCAGAAACAGCACAAGGGATTTTCATCAATTTTAAAAACGTTGTAAGAACTCAAAGAATGAAATTACCATTCGGAGTTGCTCAGATTGGTAAGGCGTTTAGAAATGAAATTACACCAGGTAATTTTATTTTTAGAACTAGAGAATTTGAACAATTCGAAATTGAATATTTCCTATCACCTGATCAAGTAAGTGATAAGTTTGATTTTTTTGTTAATAAGATTGAAGATTTCTTATTTAACAAGTTGCAACTAAGTCCAGATAAAATTAAAAAACACGATATTGATAAAGAAGAATTAGCACACTATTCAAGCCGAACTATTGATTTTGAATTCAAATTCCCTCACGGGAATTCTGAACTTTGGGGATTAGCTCATCGTGGAAACTTTGATTTAAGTGCTCATTCAAATCATTCTAATAAACCATTAGATTATACAAACGATCTTGATGGTTCGAAATTAATTCCAGATGTGATTGAACCATCAGTAGGGATTGAACGATTGTTATATGCTTTGATTTCAAACCATTATTGTGTTGAAGAATTAGAAAATAACGACAAACGCGAAGTGCTAAGATTACCAGTTGAATTATCACCATATCAATTAGCAATCTTACCTTTGGTTAATAAATTAAAAGATAAAGCTTATGAGCTTTATAGTGATTTATTATCAATTAGTGACACTTATCACCGTTTTGATTTTGATAGTTCTGGATCGATTGGTAAACGCTATCGTAGATATGATGCAATCGGCACAAAATACTGTTTAACTTATGATTTTGATTCGTTAGAAAAAGGTATTGTAACAATCAGAGAACGTGATAGCATGCAACAATTTAAATTGCCAATTGCTGATCTTAAAAAATGAATAAAAAACAACTTTAGTTTAGATGAATAA
- the era gene encoding GTPase Era codes for MKKSGIVVITGLASVGKSTLINKIAKNKVAIVSKYDQTTRNVIAHKIEHEKVDYLLLDTPGFHKSFNKLSLFLNSEIKQAYKHAHACILIVDSAKKISEEFINLLNIIKSYKIDNLIVIYSKIDLIKNEDNINEADKLIRDSFNVVKTIKTNLLVDEVNDQIDDGLYQLLDEQYEIPESQLDENEKDNFEITEIIREKILNFTYQEVPHSVAVILETKNYNQEKKMFNIECAIVTERESQKKIIIGKNASMIKKIGMAARMELLNIYDCKINLKLFVKVEKEWRNDDYLIKSLGHKKWVL; via the coding sequence ATGAAAAAATCAGGAATTGTTGTCATTACTGGATTAGCTAGTGTTGGTAAATCAACTTTAATTAATAAGATTGCTAAAAATAAAGTAGCAATTGTTTCTAAGTATGATCAAACAACAAGAAATGTTATTGCTCATAAAATTGAACATGAAAAAGTTGATTATTTATTACTTGACACTCCTGGGTTTCATAAGAGTTTTAATAAGTTAAGCTTATTTTTAAACAGCGAAATTAAACAAGCTTATAAACATGCTCATGCTTGTATTTTAATTGTTGATAGTGCTAAAAAAATCAGCGAAGAATTTATCAACTTATTAAACATTATCAAGTCATATAAAATTGATAATTTAATCGTAATTTATTCAAAAATTGACTTGATTAAAAATGAAGATAATATCAATGAAGCAGATAAATTAATTCGTGATTCATTTAATGTCGTTAAAACAATAAAAACTAATTTATTAGTTGATGAAGTTAATGATCAAATTGATGATGGTTTATATCAATTGTTAGATGAACAATATGAAATTCCAGAATCACAACTTGATGAAAATGAAAAAGATAATTTTGAAATTACCGAAATTATCCGTGAAAAAATTCTGAATTTTACTTATCAAGAAGTTCCGCATTCAGTGGCTGTAATTCTTGAAACTAAGAATTACAATCAAGAAAAAAAGATGTTCAACATCGAATGTGCAATCGTTACAGAACGTGAGTCACAAAAGAAAATCATTATTGGTAAAAACGCTTCAATGATTAAAAAAATTGGTATGGCTGCTAGAATGGAATTATTAAATATTTATGATTGCAAAATCAATTTAAAACTTTTTGTTAAAGTTGAAAAAGAATGACGCAACGATGATTATCTAATCAAATCATTAGGTCATAAGAAATGAGTGCTATAA
- the ybeY gene encoding rRNA maturation RNase YbeY, whose protein sequence is MINHFDVIKPPAFLKDDLEQLLIIINNCFSAHFKIKDKLYYELNFISEARSLELNTSLRNKQYVADVISVCLWENVEIVSPLLGEIFICSKKIAKDAKKYQVGYLYLMIRMIIHGLMHLLEFDHEQSDAYEYVTLNIQDKILNQVIKKIRKCVWKNQELLSLLD, encoded by the coding sequence ATGATTAATCATTTTGATGTAATTAAACCACCAGCATTTCTTAAAGACGATTTAGAACAATTATTAATTATTATTAATAATTGTTTTTCAGCGCATTTCAAAATCAAAGATAAACTATATTACGAACTAAATTTTATTAGTGAAGCCCGTAGTTTAGAACTTAATACTTCATTAAGAAATAAACAATACGTAGCAGACGTGATTAGTGTTTGCTTGTGAGAAAATGTTGAAATCGTTTCACCATTATTGGGCGAAATTTTCATTTGTTCAAAAAAGATTGCTAAGGATGCTAAAAAATATCAAGTAGGTTATTTATATTTAATGATTAGAATGATTATTCATGGTTTAATGCATCTATTAGAATTTGATCATGAGCAAAGTGATGCATATGAATATGTAACCTTAAATATTCAAGATAAAATCTTGAATCAAGTTATTAAAAAAATCAGAAAGTGCGTATGAAAAAATCAGGAATTGTTGTCATTACTGGATTAG
- the dnaG gene encoding DNA primase yields the protein MNNDFRQIASYIRENISLSSLISKYININKKGSNYISLCPFHSDNKPSLSISDTKKVWKCFSCNEAGDIIEFVKKKENLDYYQAIKKIIEIENIDLKSLGFSANFEAADPIKEEDKEFYDLIEFLTTKATTNLRLEYAKNQELRNFLDKRYLSYDSILNDFQIGFHPKTYTTKRMVEDLKVFYQKHLNKEVDEKIILANLRYVKYISDSDNSYFINRVIFPIRNKFNKVVGFSGRTISSNDDVKYINTPETDYFIKGDILYNYHALNFDNNNNILYICEGYMDVIALYRIGIKNAVAIMGTALTQHQIDLIKFKLNKINEIVLCLDNDEAGKNATTKCIKLLAANKIHKVSKLNYEGITQKDLDEVYHSDDGINRLKALINNKLSTKKEQENVAYLKTNDLSNQLYDEVSNEFDGFDDHKTKQPDDIYRFIYESPIDDKQLKSKIFNFVNAAISICEFYLIYADCYVYEDLSKARTNIVNKLNFYKPTRFFFLYFLQSVINNQNIDQLDDEDKIRAINFCYEFISNFLDSFTNIIYKNINSFYSKALKENKEKEPLDNLNQFIFNQIIEDFIKNVEMHFSKLDIFKDLKESLKSYINTAKNLRHFNKVNTQDKLNKLLRNCEVKENISKRNIVIKTKRDLLDLIKKYGLFMLVELKDLKMIKEVANSKEK from the coding sequence ATGAATAACGACTTCAGACAAATTGCCAGTTATATTCGTGAAAATATTAGTTTATCTTCTTTAATTTCTAAATACATCAATATTAATAAAAAGGGATCAAACTATATTTCATTATGTCCTTTTCATAGTGATAATAAACCATCACTAAGTATTAGTGATACTAAAAAAGTCTGAAAATGTTTTAGTTGTAATGAAGCTGGTGATATTATTGAATTCGTTAAGAAAAAAGAAAATCTCGATTATTATCAAGCAATTAAAAAGATCATTGAAATTGAAAATATTGATCTAAAATCACTTGGATTTTCAGCTAATTTTGAAGCTGCTGATCCTATTAAAGAAGAAGATAAAGAATTCTATGATTTAATTGAATTTTTGACAACAAAAGCAACAACTAATTTGAGATTAGAGTATGCTAAAAATCAAGAATTACGTAATTTTTTAGATAAACGTTATTTATCTTATGACAGTATTTTAAATGATTTCCAAATCGGGTTTCATCCAAAAACATATACAACCAAACGCATGGTTGAAGATTTAAAGGTGTTTTATCAAAAACACCTTAATAAAGAAGTTGATGAAAAAATCATTTTAGCCAATCTTAGATATGTCAAATATATCTCAGATTCTGATAATTCTTATTTCATTAATCGAGTAATTTTTCCGATCAGAAATAAATTTAATAAAGTTGTTGGTTTTTCGGGTAGAACAATCAGTTCTAATGATGATGTTAAATACATAAACACGCCTGAAACTGATTACTTCATTAAGGGTGATATTTTATATAACTACCACGCTTTAAATTTTGATAATAACAATAACATTCTATATATATGTGAAGGTTATATGGATGTTATTGCTTTATATCGCATCGGGATCAAGAATGCAGTAGCAATCATGGGAACAGCACTAACCCAACACCAAATTGATTTAATTAAATTCAAACTAAATAAGATTAATGAAATTGTTTTATGTTTGGATAATGACGAAGCTGGTAAAAATGCGACAACTAAATGCATTAAATTGTTAGCTGCTAATAAAATTCATAAAGTATCAAAATTGAATTATGAAGGTATAACTCAAAAAGATCTTGATGAAGTTTATCATTCTGATGATGGGATTAATCGACTTAAAGCGTTAATTAATAACAAACTATCAACCAAAAAAGAACAAGAAAATGTTGCTTATTTAAAAACTAACGATCTATCAAATCAACTTTATGATGAAGTTAGTAATGAGTTTGATGGTTTTGATGATCATAAAACTAAACAGCCTGATGATATTTATCGTTTCATTTATGAATCGCCAATTGATGATAAACAACTAAAAAGTAAAATTTTCAATTTTGTTAATGCAGCAATTAGCATTTGCGAATTTTATTTAATTTATGCAGATTGTTATGTTTATGAAGATTTATCAAAAGCTAGAACTAACATCGTTAACAAACTTAATTTTTACAAACCAACAAGATTTTTCTTCTTATACTTTTTACAATCTGTAATCAATAACCAAAATATCGATCAATTAGATGATGAAGATAAGATTAGAGCAATTAATTTTTGTTATGAATTCATTAGCAATTTTTTAGATAGTTTTACGAATATAATATATAAAAATATTAATTCTTTTTATTCCAAAGCACTCAAAGAAAATAAAGAAAAAGAACCATTAGATAATCTTAATCAATTTATCTTTAATCAAATCATTGAAGATTTTATTAAAAATGTTGAAATGCATTTTTCAAAATTAGACATTTTTAAAGATTTAAAAGAAAGTTTAAAGTCCTATATTAATACGGCAAAAAATCTTCGCCATTTTAATAAAGTTAATACCCAAGATAAACTTAACAAGTTATTAAGAAACTGTGAAGTAAAAGAAAATATTTCTAAAAGAAATATTGTGATTAAAACTAAAAGAGATTTACTGGATTTAATCAAAAAATATGGATTGTTCATGTTGGTTGAACTTAAAGATCTTAAAATGATTAAAGAAGTAGCTAATTCAAAAGAAAAATAA
- a CDS encoding cell division protein FtsZ, giving the protein MSDSDKKKYEDFSIEQAKEELKVLYSEFDKLINSDKNDLDLEKLPKLGYFDEDFFNNNLRENQTFSSNLNQFNNQENFFVSKYKNNKKIKVIGIGNAGSNIVEYIAVNFNHLINDEVVFYLLNTDAKHLATLKNKYNSKSIKLLIDTPYTNGYGTGGNIQKAHNAISQYFDSNLDQILEDCDICIVVAGLGKGVGTAGAKYIVQKTAEKNILTLSYALMPSANEGNLTYEKASDALYLLLKKATATNLIRNDDLNQKLSNLPVLDRFEAISYEIGTSINAIIKLIQQKTIHDIDYADLTEFFDVNDESSYEFLVKEIKISSSQVDLRNIDLLNQDWLSADKLIVMYQLNRQFPGRLYDEINSKIRQSVSSNAHIVFGNSDADGDETTITIIGKKISGLIHSNRSLDYNWNYLINHPENQNYPVNFISPDLYINADDNKTTENALIVVNKDRLNKKTKTNIETSSILADLDSDN; this is encoded by the coding sequence ATGTCAGATTCAGATAAGAAAAAATACGAAGATTTTTCAATAGAACAAGCAAAAGAAGAGCTAAAGGTTTTATATTCTGAATTCGACAAATTAATAAACTCAGATAAGAATGATTTGGATTTAGAAAAATTACCAAAATTAGGTTATTTTGATGAAGATTTTTTTAACAATAATTTACGAGAAAATCAAACATTTTCATCAAATTTAAATCAATTTAATAACCAAGAAAATTTCTTTGTTAGTAAGTATAAAAATAACAAAAAAATTAAGGTGATTGGTATTGGTAATGCTGGTTCAAATATCGTTGAATATATTGCTGTAAATTTTAATCATTTAATTAATGATGAAGTTGTTTTTTATTTATTAAATACTGATGCTAAACATCTAGCAACTTTAAAAAATAAATATAATTCAAAATCTATTAAATTACTGATTGACACACCATACACAAATGGTTATGGAACTGGTGGAAATATTCAAAAAGCCCACAATGCAATTTCGCAATATTTTGATAGCAATCTAGATCAAATTCTAGAAGATTGTGACATCTGTATTGTTGTTGCTGGATTAGGTAAAGGAGTTGGCACAGCTGGTGCTAAGTATATTGTTCAAAAAACAGCTGAAAAGAATATTCTTACCTTATCTTATGCACTAATGCCATCAGCAAATGAAGGTAATTTAACTTATGAAAAAGCTTCAGATGCTTTGTATTTATTATTAAAAAAAGCAACGGCTACGAACTTAATTAGAAACGATGATTTAAACCAAAAATTATCTAATCTACCAGTGCTTGATCGTTTTGAAGCGATTAGTTATGAGATTGGAACTTCAATTAATGCGATTATTAAGTTAATTCAACAAAAAACAATTCATGATATTGATTATGCTGATTTAACCGAATTTTTTGATGTTAATGATGAATCATCTTATGAATTCTTGGTGAAAGAAATTAAGATTTCAAGTAGCCAAGTTGATTTAAGAAATATCGATCTTTTAAATCAAGATTGATTGAGTGCTGATAAACTGATTGTTATGTATCAACTCAACAGGCAATTCCCCGGAAGATTGTATGATGAGATTAATAGTAAGATCAGACAATCTGTTAGCAGTAACGCCCATATTGTGTTTGGGAATAGTGATGCTGATGGTGATGAAACGACTATTACGATTATTGGCAAGAAGATTAGCGGTTTGATTCATTCGAATCGAAGTTTGGATTACAATTGAAATTACTTAATTAATCACCCTGAAAACCAAAATTATCCTGTAAATTTTATTTCGCCTGATTTATACATTAATGCTGATGATAACAAGACAACTGAGAATGCACTTATTGTTGTTAATAAAGACAGACTAAATAAAAAAACAAAGACCAATATCGAAACTAGCAGTATATTAGCTGATCTAGATTCTGATAATTAA
- a CDS encoding cysteine peptidase family C39 domain-containing protein encodes MKLIKQKDRNDCGISVIMMLYQHHFGYELNDFMIKANTHINNQGINIAQFESIANAHYLNCESYQATFDELIKIKNQYLVCLLKADNFNHFVIVKNKNNKFVVFDSANNEKRIINYDEFKELFAGVIILVKPDLKNYIPVNYKTQFRFKNIINLPYILIFLMIELLITFSSIGLTFLFKILINDVINTSVINNILIIIITFIIIKLINLIGSGLLNIWQQQLIKNKYQYWWKTFLYTFSLPKTIKVIKDDIGTIYKYDDYLNTCLTFYIKKISNFINNFLIVITAIILLHKIHVFFLFITLFQSVVSLIYLILNLLWFKGYNQKSKELQIKQQTYLYEFHKTIINSQHQGFYHYWNDKVNDIFKKNQNLNQKIHLNVNVSNSVFELIKYFITSITLVVGISLIINLNTIDLATLIYVSTLQGLLISSIDGLIRFMNESYEFYISYQKVNNLLLLKNEVNNLIDRTRVIKSVSFKNVYLFFDQNPIFNDLNLTINAPTFLYAKNASGKSTLLKSIIKRQLLSSGEIYINEVNINKYSNEFFLNHVVYLSDQKTNIELDNEWLIEFMKKNRRPELLKIIEYFKLFDADKYNLSSGQNQVLKLLHSYNVRNKLFLLDEVLNNIDESVKHVVFEVIVKHIIKNNLTIMIEHDNSFMKYFKNRINLHDYE; translated from the coding sequence GTGAAATTAATTAAGCAAAAAGATCGTAATGATTGTGGCATTAGTGTAATCATGATGTTGTATCAACATCATTTTGGTTATGAACTAAATGATTTCATGATTAAAGCTAATACGCATATTAACAATCAGGGAATTAATATTGCTCAATTTGAAAGTATTGCTAACGCGCATTATTTGAATTGTGAATCTTACCAAGCAACATTTGATGAACTAATTAAGATTAAAAACCAATACTTAGTTTGTTTATTAAAAGCAGATAATTTTAATCACTTTGTGATTGTTAAAAATAAGAATAATAAATTCGTTGTTTTTGATTCTGCAAATAATGAAAAAAGAATAATTAATTATGATGAATTCAAAGAATTATTTGCGGGTGTAATTATTCTTGTAAAACCTGATCTTAAAAACTATATTCCTGTTAATTATAAAACGCAATTTAGATTTAAAAATATCATAAATTTACCGTATATTTTGATATTTTTAATGATTGAATTACTCATTACTTTTAGTAGTATTGGATTAACTTTTTTATTTAAAATTTTAATCAATGATGTCATAAATACTTCAGTAATTAATAACATCTTAATTATCATCATTACCTTCATTATTATTAAGTTAATAAACTTAATTGGTTCAGGGTTGTTGAATATTTGACAACAACAATTAATTAAGAATAAATACCAATATTGATGAAAAACTTTTTTATATACTTTCAGTTTACCTAAAACAATTAAGGTTATCAAAGATGATATTGGCACAATCTATAAATATGATGATTATTTAAATACTTGTTTAACTTTTTATATTAAGAAAATATCTAATTTTATTAATAACTTTTTAATTGTTATTACTGCAATTATTTTGCTTCATAAAATTCATGTTTTCTTCTTATTTATCACTTTATTTCAAAGTGTTGTTTCATTAATTTATTTGATCTTAAATTTATTGTGATTTAAAGGATATAACCAAAAATCTAAGGAATTACAAATCAAACAGCAAACATACTTATATGAATTTCATAAAACCATTATTAATTCCCAACATCAAGGGTTTTATCATTATTGAAATGATAAAGTTAATGATATTTTTAAGAAAAATCAGAATTTAAACCAGAAAATCCATTTAAATGTCAATGTTAGTAATTCTGTTTTTGAACTAATTAAGTATTTTATTACTAGCATCACATTAGTTGTTGGAATTTCATTAATTATCAATTTAAACACAATTGATTTAGCAACCCTAATTTATGTCAGCACATTACAGGGATTATTGATTAGTAGCATTGATGGTTTGATTAGATTTATGAATGAAAGTTATGAGTTTTATATTTCATACCAAAAAGTTAATAATCTTTTGTTATTAAAAAATGAAGTTAATAATTTGATTGATCGAACAAGAGTAATTAAATCTGTTAGTTTTAAAAATGTTTATTTATTTTTTGATCAAAATCCAATATTTAATGATTTAAATTTAACAATCAATGCACCAACATTTTTGTATGCCAAAAATGCATCTGGGAAATCAACATTACTTAAATCAATTATTAAACGTCAATTATTATCATCAGGAGAAATTTATATCAATGAAGTTAATATTAATAAATATAGCAATGAATTCTTCTTAAATCACGTCGTTTATTTATCAGATCAAAAGACTAATATTGAATTAGACAATGAATGATTAATTGAATTTATGAAGAAAAACAGAAGACCAGAATTATTAAAAATCATCGAGTATTTTAAGCTTTTTGATGCTGATAAATACAATCTAAGTTCAGGCCAAAATCAAGTATTAAAACTATTACATTCATATAATGTTCGCAATAAATTATTTTTATTAGATGAAGTGCTTAATAACATTGATGAATCGGTTAAACATGTCGTGTTTGAAGTTATTGTAAAACACATTATTAAGAACAATTTAACAATCATGATTGAGCATGATAATAGCTTTATGAAATACTTTAAAAACAGGATAAACTTGCACGATTATGAATAA
- a CDS encoding MPN316 family protein, with the protein MYNLKQTYATITFKKESIDLVLSTNDDKSMHLLRQITIENTNLYDENKVINKTLLQQKIQQQLDLINQRSKMLIQKVILNFDGLINDLKSTQVATNVINYLSADQFHNEIKKFVFNSNKTKLNPDQIIDYKIYKTVEKNTKNAASELVANTDYYAILLVYHTKSNLLADLKQTINQLGLKVCGISSQELNYLATQQLKDASDSLVIDVLDDHTSINIYLDDTFIISRKMNVGLNQVKANVFKKLNPKNNNNDLNDIIEQYFNNALLNLAEDSSYNLLIKTSDQFLNYQYLSKQDLDACIQKYIVPIVDHINKELELIKQEFKKEIKQIIINTNRNSAIANNLLNKENELVNDVEISKLYSLKLWSAKKQYQQSYLAIKKQYEFDLSINKIDNHIISQHDYNYDHESDKKAILLSINKEINSILTKLSAK; encoded by the coding sequence ATGTATAACTTAAAACAAACTTACGCAACAATCACATTTAAAAAAGAAAGTATTGATTTGGTGCTATCAACTAATGATGACAAATCAATGCACTTATTGCGTCAAATAACTATTGAAAACACCAACTTATACGACGAAAATAAAGTTATTAATAAAACATTATTACAACAAAAGATCCAACAACAATTAGATCTGATTAATCAACGTAGTAAAATGTTGATTCAAAAAGTAATTCTTAATTTTGATGGTTTAATTAATGACTTAAAATCAACTCAAGTTGCAACAAATGTGATTAATTATTTAAGTGCTGATCAATTTCACAACGAAATTAAAAAGTTTGTTTTCAATTCTAATAAGACTAAATTAAATCCTGATCAAATTATTGATTATAAGATTTATAAAACAGTTGAAAAAAATACTAAAAATGCGGCAAGCGAATTAGTAGCCAACACTGATTATTATGCAATCTTATTGGTTTATCATACAAAATCAAATCTATTAGCTGATTTAAAACAAACAATTAACCAATTAGGTTTAAAAGTATGTGGCATTAGTAGTCAAGAATTAAATTACTTAGCAACTCAACAATTAAAAGACGCTTCTGATAGTTTAGTTATTGATGTATTAGATGATCACACCAGCATTAATATTTATCTAGATGATACTTTCATTATTTCTAGAAAAATGAACGTTGGTTTAAATCAGGTTAAAGCTAATGTATTTAAGAAATTAAATCCAAAAAATAATAACAACGATTTAAACGACATTATTGAACAATATTTCAACAACGCTTTATTAAACTTAGCAGAAGATAGTTCATACAACTTATTAATTAAAACAAGTGATCAATTCTTAAATTACCAATATTTATCAAAACAAGATTTAGATGCTTGCATTCAAAAATACATTGTTCCAATTGTTGATCACATTAATAAAGAACTAGAATTAATCAAGCAAGAGTTCAAAAAAGAAATCAAACAAATTATTATCAACACTAATCGTAATAGTGCAATTGCTAACAACTTATTAAACAAAGAAAATGAGTTAGTTAATGATGTTGAGATTTCAAAATTGTATTCATTAAAATTATGATCTGCTAAAAAACAATACCAACAATCATATTTAGCAATCAAAAAACAATACGAATTTGATCTATCAATTAACAAAATTGATAATCACATTATTTCACAACATGATTACAACTACGATCATGAAAGTGACAAGAAAGCAATCTTGCTATCAATCAATAAAGAAATCAATAGCATTTTAACTAAATTGAGTGCCAAATAA